CGATCGGCCTGGCCGTCGCGATCAGCACCACCGGCGATCAGGGCACCGCCCAGGCGGACGGGGCCGACATCTCCCTGTTCACCGACATCACGAAGCAGCAGCGCAACGTGCAAGCGCCCCGGCCGCAACGGGGCGGCAGCACGGGCACGTTCACGGTGGACTGCGGTCGCAACGAGAACGGCCACTTCAACCCGGACAACTTCATCGCGCAACCCGGCGTCCGCAACGGCGCCGAGCACCTGCACGACTACGTGGGCAACGTGTCGACCGACGCCGACTCCACCGACGAGAGCCTGCTGGAGGCCGACACCACCTGCAAGAACGGTGACAAGTCGGCCTACTTCTGGCCTGTGGTCCGGATCGACCGCGAGAACGAGGACGAGGAACCGGGCGAACCGGCCGCCGCCGAGGTCGAATGCCCGGACGTGCAACGAAAACTGCGCAACGTGCCCCGCCAGGCCAAGGCCGAGGTGGACCGCAACCTCAAGGCGCTCAAGGACCAGATCACCGAGGCCAACGCGAAGCTGAAGGCCGCGGCGGACGTGGACGACGCGAACTTCGTCAACAACACCGTCCTCAAGCCGTTGCGGGACAAGCGGACCGCGACGATCGACCGGATCGTCCAGGCCGTCGACCGGGTCGCGGAACGCCCGCGCGGGCTGAAGAGGCTCGCGCCGTGCACCGTGAAGGACGGCGACGCCAACGACGCCCGGGTCGCCGAAGCGGCGCAGGAAGCCGAAGCGGACGCGCCGGAGAAGGGCGACGGCAAGAGCGCCAGCGACGAGAACGAGTTGCCCGGCAACGAGGGCGAGATCCAGCGCCCCGAGGCCGTGGACATCACCTTCCGCGGCAGCCCGGTCGACAAGGTCGAGGCCATGCCGCAGTTCCTCCGGGTCCTGTACGGCGACGCGAAGGTCTCCACGAACGGCCCGAAGAACGCGCGGAAGTCGTGGACCTGCACCGGGTTCGAGGACAAGGTGCTGATGGACAAGTACCCGATCTGCCCGGAAGGCAGCAAGGTCAAGCGCGTCCACGACTTCGCCAGCTGCTGGGACGGCAAGAACACCGACAGCGCCAACCACCGCGACCACATCGTCTACCCGAACGGGAACGGCAAGTGCCCCAGGGGTTTCAAGGCCGTGCCGCAACTGCGGATCAGCCTGACCTACGACATCCCGCGGGACGTGCAGCTCGCCGGGCAGTACGCCGTGGACGCGTTCCCGCAGGAGGAGCACAACCCGTTCTCCGACCACGACGACTTCGCGAACGTCATGTCCGAGGAGATCATGGACCGGCTGGTGGACTGCGTGAACTCCGGCCGCAGGTGCGGGGAGTGACGACGGTCCAGGCGTGAGGTGACAAGGACGCCATCCCCGACCCGCGCGGCGGCCGGTCGGGGATGGCCCACCTCCAGGTCAACCGGCTTGGAGTGCCAGGTACAGGTCGACGCGTTCGGCGAAGTCCGAGAGGTCCACGCCGAGCAGGTCCTCGACCCGCCCCACCCGGTACCGGAGGGTGTTCACGTGGACGTGGAGGCGGGCGGCGGCTGTGGTCCAGGAGCCGGAGCAGTCGAGGAACGTCCGGAGCGTGCCGACGAGGTCCGAGCCGTGTTCGGCGTCGTAGTCCAGCACCGGCCCCAGGAGTCTGCGGCGCAGTGAACGGCGCAGTTCCTCCGGCACGCCTGCCAGCAGGAGCTGGTGCAGGGCGATCTCCTCCCCCGCCACCACGCACGTCCGCCCCGAACGCCGCTCACCCAGCCGCCGCGCGTGCGACGCCTCGTCCGCCGCACCACGCAGCCCCGCGTGCCCGACCGGTGACGAGATCCCCACCAGCACCCTGGTCGACCGCAGCCCCGGCTCCAACGTCCGCAACGCCGACCGCACGCCCTCGGTCCACGACCCGGACGGCACCAGCGCGTAGACCTCCGCCCCGACAGCGGCCACCAGGAACGTCGGCGTGACGGCGGCCAGCACCTCCTCCACCAGCGCCACGGCCTGCTCGGGCCGACCGTCCGACACCGAAGCCGCCACCACCCGCAGCGGCACGTCCGGGTCCCACCCGACGGCGGCCACCCGGGCACCGACATCACCGCCGGCGAACACCTCGCGCAGCAACGGCCCGGCCGCCCGGTTCTCGATCTCCCGCCCCTGCACGACCCGCGCCCGCTCCACCCCGGCCAGGCTGGCCAGCTCGGCGGCCACGTCGTCCCGCGCACGGTCGCCGGCGACCACCAGGATCCACCCCGTCAACCGCGAACCGCCGCGCGTGGACACCGGCAGCAACGTCACACCGCGCACCACCTTGGGCAGCCGGTCGGCCAGCAGGAACTCGCGGACCAGCGCCGCGGCCTCGGGCAGCTCGGGTCCGGCGACCACGTGACCGGTGCACGACAGGACCCAGCACGGCGCGTCCAGCTCCGCCGCACCGACCGCCACCAGCTCCGACAGCCCACCACCGTCGGCGACCACGGTCAGCAGCCGCCGGTGCCGGCCGAGCTGCGCCCCCGCGTCGCCCACCCGTTCGGCGGCCAGCTCCAGCACCACCCGTTCGGTGATGGCCGCGAACGACAAGTCGACCGGCACCTCCAGCAGCGGCACGCCGTGCCGTTGGCACGCCTCGATCAGCGCTTCGGGCAATTCGCCGACATCGGGTGAGCTGGCTGCCAACGCGGCCACTCCGGAAGACGCCAAAGACGAGACGAACTGTTCACAATCGGCCGCCGTGCGATGCCACAACAACCCGGAAAGCACCAGCTCACCACCGGACAGGTAACGGGCGGGATCGGGCAGTTCGGTGCCATAGAGCCTGGTCACGGGCCTGTCCAGCCACTCGGCGCCGCTGACCAGCCGCAGCCGGAGTTCCGGCATCCCGAGCAGGCTGCGCACCAGCAACACGCCCGCCTCCTCCACGTCACACCGCTCGTTTACCTTCGTCCGATCGTGTTTGTAGGAAAGCACAAATCCACTGCCTGTAGGAGCCT
This is a stretch of genomic DNA from Saccharothrix ecbatanensis. It encodes these proteins:
- a CDS encoding DUF1996 domain-containing protein — translated: MTRNQGRHRFSRRTKLTAGVTGLALTIGLAVAISTTGDQGTAQADGADISLFTDITKQQRNVQAPRPQRGGSTGTFTVDCGRNENGHFNPDNFIAQPGVRNGAEHLHDYVGNVSTDADSTDESLLEADTTCKNGDKSAYFWPVVRIDRENEDEEPGEPAAAEVECPDVQRKLRNVPRQAKAEVDRNLKALKDQITEANAKLKAAADVDDANFVNNTVLKPLRDKRTATIDRIVQAVDRVAERPRGLKRLAPCTVKDGDANDARVAEAAQEAEADAPEKGDGKSASDENELPGNEGEIQRPEAVDITFRGSPVDKVEAMPQFLRVLYGDAKVSTNGPKNARKSWTCTGFEDKVLMDKYPICPEGSKVKRVHDFASCWDGKNTDSANHRDHIVYPNGNGKCPRGFKAVPQLRISLTYDIPRDVQLAGQYAVDAFPQEEHNPFSDHDDFANVMSEEIMDRLVDCVNSGRRCGE
- a CDS encoding PucR family transcriptional regulator, translating into MLLVRSLLGMPELRLRLVSGAEWLDRPVTRLYGTELPDPARYLSGGELVLSGLLWHRTAADCEQFVSSLASSGVAALAASSPDVGELPEALIEACQRHGVPLLEVPVDLSFAAITERVVLELAAERVGDAGAQLGRHRRLLTVVADGGGLSELVAVGAAELDAPCWVLSCTGHVVAGPELPEAAALVREFLLADRLPKVVRGVTLLPVSTRGGSRLTGWILVVAGDRARDDVAAELASLAGVERARVVQGREIENRAAGPLLREVFAGGDVGARVAAVGWDPDVPLRVVAASVSDGRPEQAVALVEEVLAAVTPTFLVAAVGAEVYALVPSGSWTEGVRSALRTLEPGLRSTRVLVGISSPVGHAGLRGAADEASHARRLGERRSGRTCVVAGEEIALHQLLLAGVPEELRRSLRRRLLGPVLDYDAEHGSDLVGTLRTFLDCSGSWTTAAARLHVHVNTLRYRVGRVEDLLGVDLSDFAERVDLYLALQAG